A single Garra rufa chromosome 9, GarRuf1.0, whole genome shotgun sequence DNA region contains:
- the grhl2a gene encoding grainyhead-like transcription factor 2a, with translation MAQEENKRLVVVVPNEMNIPSRRSFTSEDEAWKSYLENPLTAATKAMMSINGDEDSVAALGILYDYYKVPKEKRLLPVPKLPEDHEKSRIGQDGLESAETRIQVLKSLPVNLSLNTDVHGAENKQDLFGSVPVEEGVVATVKAEVYGQAFSNHHHHHHQQQVVQYQRMPYHQSLQDPASVSHDEYMKDDQCSTPDSTFEDSYPEETMKYRVPTTLGAEHFSKEHSGIDMFQYSIEASRSVREKAGEGPMIYLNKGQFYGITLSETGANKGLRHPISKVRSVVMVVFGQEKCRDEQLKHWNYWHTRQHTAKQRVLDIADYKESFSTIGNIEEIAYNAVSFTWDVNEEAKVFVTVNCLSTDFSSQKGVKGLPLMIQIDTYSYNNRSNRPIHRAYAQIKVFCDKGAERKIRDEEKKQLRKKVKGQAVGNQGHDGKRGSFATLAQKRPDITLFKTLTDLESQPVLFIPDVHLNNLQRSGQVFSFGVEEMESDGSVVPMKRPCRSSEDDIPLPAKYSREEKRVLLYVRRETDEVFDALMLRSPTLKSLLEAISSKYSIPVDKMTKVYKKSKKGILVNMDDNIIEHYCNEDTFILSIENQADCFRVTLTEI, from the exons ATGGCTCAGGAGGAGAA TAAGCGTCTGGTGGTGGTGGTCCCAAATGAGATGAATATTCCATCACGCCGTTCCTTCACAAGTGAAGATGAGGCATGGAAATCTTACTTGGAGAATCCATTGACCGCTGCCACCAAGGCTATGATGAGCATCAATGGAGATGAAGACAGTGTGGCTGCCCTGGGAATCCTGTATGATTACTATAAG GTTCCTAAAGAAAAGAGGCTCCTACCAGTGCCTAAACTTCCAGAAGATCATGAAAAGAG TCGCATCGGTCAAGATGGCCTTGAGTCTGCAGAGACTCGTATCCAGGTCCTGAAGTCACTTCCTGTCAACCTGTCCTTGAATACTGATGTTCACGGTGCAGAAAATAAACAAGACCTGTTTGGTTCAGTGCCGGTTGAGGAGGGTGTCGTGGCCACTGTGAAGGCTGAGGTTTATGGTCAGGCGTTCTCCaatcaccaccaccaccaccaccaacaGCAGGTCGTTCAGTATCAGCGCATGCCCTACCACCAGTCTTTACAGGATCCAGCGAGCGTCAGCCATGATGAATACATGAAGGATGACCAGTGCAGTACACCAGATAGCACCTTTGAGGACTCCTACCCTGAGGAGACTATG AAGTACAGGGTACCCACCACACTAGGGGCGGAACATTTCTCCAAGGAGCATTCGGGAAT AGACATGTTCCAGTACAGTATAGAAGCGAGTCGTTCAGTCCGCGAGAAAGCCGGCGAGGGGCCGATGATCTATTTGAACAAGGGCCAGTTCTACGGCATCACTCTCAGTGAGACCGGAGCCAACAAGGGCCTTCGCCACCCCATCAGTAAAGTGCGG AGTGTAGTGATGGTGGTGTTTGGACAAGAGAAGTGTCGAGATGAGCAGCTAAAGCACTGGAACTACTGGCACACCCGCCAACACACAGCCAAACAGAGAGTCCTTGACATAG CTGACTATAAAGAGAGCTTCAGCACCATCGGCAACATCGAAGAAATCGCTTACAATGCCGTGTCCTTCACCTGGGACGTCAACGAGGAGGCAAAG GTGTTCGTTACGGTGAACTGTCTGAGCACCGATTTCTCCTCACAGAAGGGAGTCAAAGGTCTTCCACTTATGATCCAGATTGACACCTACAGTTACAACAACAGGAGTAACAGACCCATCCACAGAGCCTACGCACAGATCAAGGTCTTCTGTGACAAG GGAGCTGAGCGAAAAATTCGTGATGAGGAGAAAAAGCAGCTTCGGAAGAAGGTCAAAGGTCAGGCTGTTGGCAACCAGGGTCATGATG GTAAGAGAGGAAGTTTTGCCACTTTAGCCCAAAAGAGGCCAGATATTACGCTCTTCAAAACATTGACAGACCTGGAGTCCCAGCCTGTGCTCTTTATCCCCGATGTCCATTTGAACAACCTCCAGAGATCCGGACAG GTGTTCAGTTTTGGCGTTGAAGAAATGGAGAGTGATGGGTCCGT GGTGCCCATGAAAAGACCATGCCGGTCATCAGAGGATGATATTCCACTACCCGCCAAATACAGCAGAGAGGAAAAGAGAG TCCTGCTGTATGTAAGGAGAGAAACCGATGAGGTTTTTGATGCACTGATGCTAAGGTCTCCAACACTGAAAAGTTTGCTTGAGGCA ATATCAAGCAAATATTCTATTCCTGTGGACAAGATGACTAAAGTCTATAAGAAAAGCAAGAAAGG CATCCTGGTCAACATGGACGACAACATCATTGAGCACTACTGCAACGAAGACACATTCATCCTTTCCATTGAAAACCAGGCAGACTGTTTCCGGGTCACTCTCACTGAAATCTAA
- the LOC141342837 gene encoding tapasin-related protein-like: MSCSVMFTNLIFLALVYGLEGADVVLSCSLIEEGGGMGGMMGGAMFKRTPSTLVFKDLVGNDGLSPELVTPYNPPETPNADDLIFEMTLPSIQIPNADLLLHADCNEQEVVCEISRYVPRGAEMDSLPAHFIGSVQLEGGGISLTLVLQTLHNETAKSDTEPLMQSKLNLPLSQSGTLLTEVVFVVFSRVPSVMAPIGGDVLLDCGFRQKNSIPGQDVALEWRIQHRGNGRKILDMKASETENDVGQDLFVDREGTSAEADLLVRDGNASLTLRRLKVTDEGTYICTVGSGEFQTQQIVQLHITQPPHITLSEEKLVFQDTTPQKLSCHCHRYYPLDVQVEWFSQAPSEEEPISLSKESSLSSHRQHSDGTYSLSSYLTLRPDRNPPGTVITCRVSHAALETQSDATLTVEKPEPDTAFWTVVLMVSISVFFLYQAFRGAEN; the protein is encoded by the exons ATGAGCTGCTCGGTTATGTTTACAAACCTCATCTTCCTTGCGTTGGTTTATG GGCTGGAGGGAGCTGATGTGGTCCTGTCCTGCTCTCTGATCGAGGAAGGGGGCGGGATGGGAGGCATGATGGGCGGGGCGATGTTTAAGCGCACTCCCTCTACTCTGGTCTTCAAGGATCTTGTTGGAAATGATGGTCTGTCACCAGAACTCGTGACACCATATAATCCCCCTGAGACCCCTAATGCTGATGATCTCATTTTTGAGATGACCT TGCCATCCATTCAGATTCCTAATGCAGACTTGCTTCTTCATGCTGATTGTAATGAACAGGAAGTGGTTTGTGAGATCAGCCGTTATGTTCCTCGTGGTGCTGAGATGGATTCACTACCTGCTCATTTCATTGGTTCAGTTCAGCTGGAAGGTGGCGGCATCAGCCTCACTCTTGTGCTGCAGACGCTTCACAATGAGACAGCAAAGTCCGACACAGAACCGCTTATGCAGAGTAAACTCAACCTGCCTCTCAGCCAATCAGGAACATTGCTGACAGAGG TTGTTTTTGTGGTGTTTTCGCGTGTCCCATCCGTCATGGCTCCAATCGGGGGTGATGTCCTGTTAGACTGTGGCTTTAGACAGAAGAACTCCATTCCTGGGCAGGATGTGGCCCTTGAGTGGCGCATACAGCACAGAGGAAATGGCCGTAAAATTCTTGATATGAAAGCGAGTGAAACAGAGAACGATGTGGGACAAGACT TATTTGTGGACCGGGAAGGCACAAGCGCTGAAGCAGATCTTCTGGTGAGGGATGGTAATGCGTCTCTGACTCTAAGGAGGTTAAAGGTCACAGATGAGGGCACATACATCTGCACTGTCGGCTCTGGGGAGTTTCAGACTCAACAGATCGTGCAGCTACACATCACAC AACCTCCTCATATCACACTATCTGAAGAGAAACTGGTATTTCAGGATACGACACCCCAGAAGCTGAGCTGCCATTGTCACCGTTACTATCCTCTGGATGTGCAG GTGGAGTGGTTTTCCCAAGCACCCTCTGAAGAAGAGCCCATCTCTTTGTCAAAAGAATCCTCCCTCTCCAGTCACCGGCAGCACAGTGATGGAACATATTCCCTCTCCTCTTACCTCACCCTACGGCCCGATAGAAACCCACCAGGGACAGTTATCACTTGTAGGGTGTCTCATGCTGCCCTAGAAACACAGAGTGATGCCACTCTGACTGTGGAAAAACCTGAGCcag acACAGCTTTTTGGACAGTAGTCTTAATGGTGTCGATATCAGTGTTCTTTTTGTATCAAGCATTCAGAGGTGCAG